A genome region from Candidatus Abyssobacteria bacterium SURF_5 includes the following:
- a CDS encoding chemotaxis protein CheB yields MIKYFRVVNLSDYGPSKSASEVRCARLTRGRRDASAESRPQVKTQAYDIIAIGASAGGLRALEKILEHLPENLEAPVVVVQHLDPRHRSLMAKILSRHTKAQVKQAEEGEALEAGKIYIAPPNRHLLINRDRTISLSQSELVHFVRPSADLLFESVAATYKDRAIAVILTGTGSDGAMGIQAIKKMGGTTIAQDEQSSEFYGMPSSAIRTGKVDFILPLSEIGPALVTLVRGEEL; encoded by the coding sequence ATGATAAAATATTTTAGGGTGGTAAATCTGTCTGATTACGGCCCAAGCAAATCTGCATCTGAGGTTCGATGCGCGCGCCTCACGCGAGGTCGACGAGATGCGAGCGCGGAAAGCCGGCCGCAAGTGAAGACACAGGCATACGATATCATTGCAATTGGAGCGTCGGCGGGCGGGTTGAGGGCGCTGGAAAAGATTCTCGAACATCTGCCTGAGAACCTGGAAGCCCCGGTTGTTGTTGTACAGCATCTTGATCCGCGACACCGGAGCCTGATGGCCAAAATCCTCAGCCGCCATACAAAGGCACAGGTCAAGCAGGCCGAAGAGGGAGAGGCGCTGGAGGCGGGGAAAATATATATTGCGCCTCCGAATCGCCATCTGTTGATAAATAGAGACCGCACCATTTCGCTATCGCAGAGCGAACTGGTTCATTTCGTTCGGCCGTCGGCGGATTTACTCTTTGAATCGGTCGCGGCAACATATAAAGACAGGGCGATCGCGGTAATATTGACTGGTACGGGCAGCGATGGCGCAATGGGGATTCAGGCAATCAAAAAGATGGGCGGAACGACAATTGCCCAGGATGAGCAGAGTTCGGAGTTTTACGGCATGCCGTCCAGCGCGATTCGAACCGGCAAAGTGGACTTCATTCTTCCATTGTCGGAGATCGGGCCTGCACTTGTGACTCTGGTGCGAGGAGAAGAATTGTGA